A stretch of the Pseudoruegeria sp. SHC-113 genome encodes the following:
- a CDS encoding type II secretion system protein M: MTDLYTALAQRSPRERRLLALLVVVGIAGLAFAILAPLREARLSAEARVLEERALQGWVQARTAEFSALAAASPALPEAPTAPIGTSGIEESLIAARLRNKVSRLSAEGDGRVSLAFDTVEFTRLMTWLSGVSARWGYQIEAFSLARTAPEGSVQAELSLAPRTP, translated from the coding sequence ATGACGGATCTCTACACCGCCCTCGCCCAGCGCAGCCCAAGGGAGCGGCGCTTGCTCGCGCTTCTGGTGGTGGTCGGGATCGCGGGCCTCGCCTTCGCGATACTGGCCCCGCTGCGCGAGGCGCGGCTGTCCGCCGAGGCCCGCGTGCTGGAAGAACGCGCGCTGCAGGGCTGGGTGCAGGCCCGCACGGCGGAGTTCAGCGCCCTTGCCGCCGCCAGCCCGGCACTACCGGAAGCCCCCACCGCGCCGATCGGCACCAGCGGCATCGAGGAAAGCCTGATCGCCGCCCGCCTGCGCAACAAGGTCAGCCGCCTCTCCGCCGAGGGCGACGGCCGCGTGAGCCTGGCCTTTGACACGGTGGAATTCACCCGGCTGATGACATGGCTCAGCGGGGTGTCGGCGCGCTGGGGCTACCAGATCGAGGCCTTCAGCCTCGCCCGCACCGCGCCCGAGGGCAGCGTGCAGGCCGAGCTGTCGCTGGCCCCGCGCACCCCTTAA
- a CDS encoding GspE/PulE family protein, which translates to MTSQNAENTPRSRPDSSLTGNSGTRLPFAFARDNRVLLDGARLLAAPEATLLGLREARRRLDPGYHFEEIGSEAFDVALAALYQSGDAAEGTEDLLFDLEEDGSVAGPRDLLEEAEDAPVVRLVNQLLRQAVTAGASDLHIEPHEKGLRARMRIDGFLQAVLDRPDVPVRRVVSRLKVMADLDIAETRLPQDGRIALRLGGRAIDARVSSLPGNYGERIVLRILDRSAGLLPLADLGLTESQIARLERLADKPNGIILATGPTGSGKTTTLYSLLKLANSAERNVVTVEDPIEYDLPGISQSQINAEIGMSFAAGLRATLRQDPDVILVGEIRDGETASVAAQAALTGHLVFSSLHANGSVGAVVRLRDLGVDDFLIAATLRGVIAQRLLRRLCPECRVPHPVSAAEERLFAEGGVTAPAQVYHAEGCAACGGSGYAGRIGIFEIAEVDEPLRQMIESGAGETALRARAIAAQDSLLGQGLRWVADGRTTMAETLRVVGDVL; encoded by the coding sequence ATGACATCGCAAAACGCCGAAAATACCCCCCGCTCCCGTCCCGACTCCAGTTTAACGGGCAATAGCGGCACACGGCTGCCCTTCGCCTTCGCGCGCGACAACCGGGTGCTGCTCGACGGCGCCCGGCTTCTGGCCGCACCCGAGGCCACGCTGCTGGGCTTGCGCGAGGCCCGGCGACGGCTGGATCCCGGCTACCACTTCGAGGAAATCGGCTCCGAGGCCTTCGATGTGGCGCTCGCTGCGCTCTATCAGTCGGGCGATGCCGCGGAGGGCACCGAGGATCTGCTGTTTGACCTTGAAGAGGATGGCAGCGTCGCCGGGCCACGCGACCTGCTGGAAGAGGCCGAGGATGCCCCGGTGGTGCGGCTCGTCAACCAACTGCTGCGGCAGGCGGTGACGGCGGGGGCGTCGGATCTGCACATCGAACCCCATGAAAAGGGGCTGCGCGCGCGGATGCGGATCGACGGGTTCCTGCAAGCGGTGCTGGACCGGCCCGATGTGCCCGTGCGGCGGGTCGTCTCCCGGCTCAAGGTGATGGCCGATCTCGACATCGCCGAAACACGGCTGCCGCAGGACGGGCGCATCGCGCTGCGGCTGGGCGGACGCGCAATCGACGCGCGGGTGTCCTCGCTGCCGGGCAACTACGGCGAGCGGATTGTGCTGCGGATCCTTGATCGCTCCGCTGGGTTGCTGCCGCTGGCCGATCTAGGCCTGACCGAAAGCCAGATCGCCCGGCTGGAGCGGCTGGCCGACAAGCCCAACGGCATCATCCTTGCCACCGGCCCTACGGGTTCGGGCAAGACGACGACGCTGTATTCCCTGCTCAAGCTCGCCAACAGTGCCGAACGCAACGTGGTGACGGTGGAGGATCCGATCGAATATGATCTGCCGGGCATCTCCCAGAGCCAGATCAACGCCGAGATCGGCATGAGCTTTGCCGCCGGGCTGCGCGCCACGCTGCGGCAGGATCCCGATGTGATCCTCGTGGGTGAGATCCGCGACGGGGAAACCGCCTCCGTCGCCGCGCAGGCCGCGCTGACGGGGCACCTCGTGTTTTCCTCCCTGCACGCCAATGGCTCCGTGGGCGCAGTGGTGCGGCTGCGCGATCTGGGGGTGGATGACTTCCTCATCGCGGCCACGCTGCGCGGCGTGATTGCCCAGCGCCTGCTGCGGCGGCTCTGCCCCGAGTGCCGCGTGCCGCATCCCGTGAGCGCCGCCGAAGAACGGCTCTTTGCCGAAGGCGGCGTTACCGCCCCGGCGCAGGTCTATCACGCGGAAGGCTGCGCGGCCTGCGGCGGCAGTGGCTATGCCGGGCGGATCGGGATCTTCGAGATTGCCGAGGTGGATGAGCCCCTGCGCCAGATGATCGAAAGCGGCGCGGGCGAAACCGCCCTGCGCGCGCGCGCCATCGCGGCGCAAGACAGCCTTCTGGGCCAAGGCCTGCGCTGGGTGGCCGACGGGCGCACCACCATGGCCGAAACCCTGCGCGTCGTGGGCGACGTGTTGTGA
- the moaD gene encoding molybdopterin converting factor subunit 1: MIDVMYFAWVRERIGIPKEQIQTDATTVAELVEELKTREERYEVAFADTSALRVALDQELAEFDSPLQGVREVAFFPPMTGG; encoded by the coding sequence ATGATCGACGTGATGTATTTTGCCTGGGTGCGTGAGCGCATCGGCATCCCGAAAGAGCAGATCCAGACCGACGCCACCACGGTGGCGGAACTGGTCGAGGAGCTGAAAACGCGCGAGGAGCGCTACGAGGTGGCCTTCGCCGACACCTCCGCCCTGCGCGTGGCGCTGGATCAGGAACTGGCCGAGTTCGACTCGCCGCTTCAAGGCGTGCGCGAAGTGGCCTTCTTCCCGCCCATGACAGGCGGCTGA
- a CDS encoding molybdenum cofactor biosynthesis protein MoaE: MKIAVQQAPFDFGAEANAFAAGRKDAGAVVTFTGIVRDLARGDLDRMEIEHYPGMTEKAITAIAEEAVTRWSLKDVLVIHRHGVLEPGDMIMMVATAAPHRVDAFAAAEFLMDYLKSRAPFWKKEVTAGGAEWVDSKDEDEAALGRWAD, translated from the coding sequence ATGAAGATCGCCGTGCAGCAAGCGCCCTTCGATTTCGGGGCCGAGGCCAATGCCTTCGCCGCGGGGCGCAAGGACGCCGGCGCCGTCGTCACCTTCACTGGCATTGTGCGCGATCTGGCGCGCGGCGATCTGGACCGGATGGAAATCGAGCACTACCCCGGCATGACGGAAAAAGCGATCACAGCAATCGCCGAGGAAGCCGTCACCCGCTGGTCCCTCAAGGACGTTCTCGTCATCCACCGCCACGGGGTGCTGGAACCGGGCGACATGATCATGATGGTCGCCACCGCCGCCCCCCACCGTGTGGACGCTTTCGCAGCGGCCGAGTTCCTGATGGACTACCTCAAATCCCGCGCCCCCTTCTGGAAGAAGGAAGTCACGGCAGGCGGTGCGGAATGGGTCGACAGCAAGGACGAAGACGAAGCCGCGCTGGGCCGCTGGGCGGACTGA
- the uvrC gene encoding excinuclease ABC subunit UvrC, with protein sequence MGAEDEAATGEQALTGHALIQSLLKTLDNSPGVYRMLDAQGRVLYVGKARALRKRVSNYANPHGHSGRILRMIRETASMMFLTTRTETEALLLEQNLIKQLKPKYNVLLRDDKSFPNILVSKHHSFPQIKKHRGRKSEKGDYYGPFASAGAVNRTLNQLQKVFLLRNCTDATFESRTRPCLLYQIKRCAGPCVGLVSEQQYGALVKDAERFLQGRSTRVQEELAAQMQAASEAMEYERAAAIRDRIHALTHVQSAQGINPRGVAEADIVALHMDSGQACVQVFFIRANQNWGNKDYYPATGAGADAPEVLQAFLGQFYDGKTPPRQILLSDDIEDRELLAEALSEKAGRKVEIAVPQRGEKAELVAGALRNARESLARKMSETATQGKLLRGLAEAFDLDAPPQRIEVYDNSHIQGTNAVGGMIVAGPEGFLKNQYRKFNIKGTDLTPGDDFGMMKEVLTRRFKRLLKEDPDRTSGTWPDLLLIDGGAGQVSAVAEIMAELGVEDVPMVGVAKGVDRDAGKEEFYRPGARPFALRHNDPVLYFVQRMRDEAHRFAIGTHRAKRAKAVSATPLDDVPGVGPTRKRALLAHFGSAKAVSRAGLSDLKAVEGVSDALAETIYDFFHEKS encoded by the coding sequence ATGGGCGCAGAGGATGAAGCGGCGACAGGCGAGCAGGCGCTGACCGGCCATGCGCTGATCCAGAGCCTCCTGAAAACGCTCGACAACTCCCCCGGCGTCTACCGGATGCTCGATGCTCAAGGTAGGGTGCTCTACGTCGGCAAGGCGCGCGCCTTGCGCAAGCGGGTGAGCAACTACGCCAACCCCCATGGCCACTCCGGGCGCATCCTGCGGATGATCCGCGAAACCGCCTCGATGATGTTCCTGACAACGCGCACCGAAACCGAGGCGCTGCTGCTGGAGCAGAACCTCATCAAGCAGCTCAAGCCCAAGTACAACGTGCTGCTGCGCGACGATAAGAGCTTCCCCAACATCCTCGTCTCCAAGCATCACAGCTTCCCGCAGATCAAGAAGCACCGGGGGCGGAAATCGGAAAAGGGCGATTACTACGGGCCCTTTGCCTCTGCGGGCGCGGTGAACCGGACGCTGAACCAGTTGCAGAAGGTCTTCCTGCTGCGCAACTGCACCGATGCGACGTTTGAAAGCCGCACGCGTCCCTGCCTGCTGTACCAGATCAAGCGCTGTGCCGGGCCCTGCGTGGGGCTTGTCTCCGAACAGCAATACGGCGCGCTGGTGAAGGACGCCGAGCGCTTCCTGCAGGGGCGCAGCACCCGCGTGCAGGAGGAACTCGCGGCCCAGATGCAGGCGGCCTCCGAGGCGATGGAATACGAGCGCGCCGCCGCGATCCGCGATCGCATCCACGCGCTGACCCATGTGCAATCGGCGCAGGGCATCAACCCGCGCGGCGTGGCCGAGGCTGACATCGTGGCGCTTCACATGGACAGCGGACAGGCCTGTGTGCAAGTCTTTTTCATCCGCGCCAACCAGAACTGGGGCAACAAGGATTACTACCCGGCCACCGGCGCGGGCGCAGACGCCCCCGAGGTGCTGCAGGCATTCCTTGGCCAGTTCTACGACGGCAAGACGCCGCCCCGGCAGATCTTGCTGTCTGATGACATCGAAGACCGGGAGCTGTTGGCCGAGGCCCTCTCCGAAAAGGCCGGCCGCAAGGTGGAGATCGCGGTGCCCCAGCGTGGCGAGAAGGCCGAACTGGTGGCCGGTGCGTTGCGAAACGCCCGCGAAAGCCTTGCGCGCAAGATGAGCGAGACCGCCACGCAAGGAAAGCTGCTCCGGGGCCTTGCGGAGGCTTTCGATCTGGACGCCCCGCCGCAGCGCATCGAAGTCTACGACAACTCCCACATCCAGGGCACCAACGCCGTGGGCGGCATGATCGTGGCTGGGCCCGAGGGCTTCCTGAAAAACCAGTACCGCAAGTTCAACATCAAGGGCACGGACCTGACGCCGGGCGACGATTTCGGCATGATGAAAGAGGTGCTGACCCGCCGCTTCAAGCGCCTGCTGAAAGAAGATCCGGACCGCACCTCCGGCACATGGCCCGATCTGCTGCTGATCGACGGCGGTGCCGGGCAGGTCTCCGCCGTGGCCGAGATCATGGCCGAGTTGGGCGTGGAGGATGTGCCCATGGTTGGCGTGGCCAAGGGGGTGGACCGCGATGCCGGCAAGGAGGAATTCTACCGCCCCGGCGCGCGCCCCTTCGCGCTGCGCCACAATGATCCGGTGCTCTATTTCGTGCAGCGGATGCGCGATGAGGCCCACCGGTTTGCCATCGGCACCCACCGCGCCAAGCGGGCCAAGGCCGTCTCCGCCACGCCGCTGGATGACGTACCCGGCGTCGGCCCCACCCGTAAGCGCGCCCTGCTGGCGCATTTCGGCTCTGCCAAGGCAGTGAGCCGCGCCGGGCTTTCGGATCTGAAGGCGGTGGAGGGCGTTTCGGATGCGCTGGCCGAAACCATCTATGACTTCTTCCATGAGAAGTCCTGA
- a CDS encoding type II secretion system F family protein, with the protein MRSFAYTAYSATGRRKRGLIVAESESDARRQLEARGLFASDLSGRSERRKGLGGRGLRGRLNADMQAVFTRQMAVLLASDIPVETALDIVREGDGGGSGPMAQFAMRAKARLLDGAPLSLAVEQAGGGFAPYYAAALRAGERSGDLDVVFGELADHMESAGADRAKLATALIYPGFVAAVSLVVCAVLMVNVAPEIVAMFEVTGAPLPRLTQIVLGVSDWIRAHFLWLLGGAVLGAVLFLLALRQPAFRARWHGLLLRLPVVGRLMRLSAAAQYLRTLALVISSRQTVLDATKSAGDVLTVARFRDEAEAVSADVRSGASLSAALQQLSVIPAVGRQLISAGERSARLGRMTERAAVMIESQLANDRKRVAALLDPILMMLVGAFVLVIVLAILLPIFDLQAAIG; encoded by the coding sequence GTGAGAAGCTTCGCCTATACCGCCTATTCCGCCACCGGGCGGCGCAAGCGCGGGCTGATCGTGGCCGAAAGCGAAAGCGATGCGCGGCGGCAACTGGAGGCGCGCGGGCTGTTTGCCTCCGATCTCTCGGGCCGGTCGGAGCGCCGCAAGGGGCTCGGTGGCCGCGGGCTGCGCGGCCGCCTGAATGCCGACATGCAGGCCGTGTTTACCCGGCAGATGGCGGTGCTTCTGGCCTCTGACATCCCGGTGGAAACCGCGCTGGACATCGTGCGCGAAGGCGATGGCGGCGGCAGCGGGCCGATGGCGCAATTCGCCATGCGCGCCAAGGCACGGCTGCTGGACGGCGCGCCGCTGTCCCTTGCCGTGGAACAGGCGGGCGGCGGATTTGCCCCCTATTACGCTGCCGCGCTGCGGGCGGGCGAACGTTCGGGCGATCTGGACGTGGTGTTCGGTGAATTGGCCGACCACATGGAAAGCGCCGGGGCGGATCGGGCGAAACTCGCCACCGCGCTGATCTACCCGGGTTTCGTGGCCGCCGTGTCTCTCGTCGTATGTGCCGTACTGATGGTCAATGTCGCGCCCGAGATCGTGGCCATGTTCGAGGTCACCGGCGCGCCGCTGCCCCGTCTGACGCAGATCGTGCTTGGGGTAAGCGACTGGATCCGGGCGCACTTCCTTTGGCTGCTGGGCGGGGCGGTGCTCGGCGCGGTGCTTTTTCTGCTGGCCCTGCGCCAACCGGCGTTCCGCGCCCGCTGGCATGGGCTTCTGCTGCGGCTTCCGGTTGTCGGACGGCTGATGCGGCTTTCCGCGGCGGCGCAATACCTGCGCACGCTGGCGCTGGTGATCTCCTCCCGGCAGACGGTGCTGGACGCCACGAAAAGCGCCGGAGATGTATTGACCGTCGCCCGTTTTCGCGACGAGGCCGAGGCGGTGAGCGCCGATGTGCGCAGCGGAGCGAGCCTTTCGGCTGCGCTGCAGCAGCTCTCCGTGATCCCCGCCGTGGGCCGTCAGCTGATCAGCGCCGGGGAGCGCTCGGCCCGGCTGGGGCGGATGACGGAACGTGCGGCGGTGATGATCGAAAGCCAGCTCGCCAATGACCGCAAACGCGTGGCCGCGCTGCTGGATCCGATCCTGATGATGCTGGTGGGGGCATTCGTGCTGGTGATCGTGTTAGCGATCCTGCTGCCCATCTTCGACCTTCAAGCCGCGATCGGCTGA
- the gspL gene encoding type II secretion system protein GspL gives MSRRDLSQLPRFYCGSGAPLPDTAFVALVPGEAAPLLPVSLPDGLKGAARRKVAALRLRDGAGLAASAAEVHPFLTDAKASSTWDRAVVAASEALAGWRAEVTGRPRARALALLPDYLDLPAAKDIATLQMRDDRVLVRLGLSDGFSAEPPLCEAILRRALAATSMRGAVWIGPPSPGIDAVLAAADVPVCTEAQGLKALGLAVPQAQPVMLDLLQDPGAEAQRLQQALRPWRLPAALACLAALTFGGHQAWLGQQAAQEARALRGETEAMLRSAILPTGPILDVRTQVSRALAAAQRPAATDSGPDPLRMFAATADALRAAPDGTEVQAVAFVAGAELAVDLTLASFAAADALLAQLRARGFTASLADASALDGEGVAARLMITGWEPDQ, from the coding sequence GTGAGCCGCAGGGATCTTTCGCAACTGCCCCGGTTTTACTGCGGCTCTGGCGCGCCCCTGCCGGACACGGCTTTCGTGGCCCTTGTCCCCGGCGAGGCCGCGCCGCTGCTTCCGGTGTCCCTGCCTGACGGGCTGAAGGGCGCGGCACGGCGCAAGGTGGCCGCCCTGCGGCTGCGGGACGGGGCCGGGCTGGCGGCTTCGGCGGCCGAGGTTCACCCGTTTCTCACGGACGCAAAGGCCAGCAGCACCTGGGATCGGGCCGTCGTGGCGGCCAGCGAGGCCCTTGCCGGGTGGCGGGCGGAGGTCACCGGACGCCCCCGTGCGCGGGCGCTCGCCTTGCTGCCGGACTACCTGGATCTCCCCGCAGCGAAAGACATTGCAACCCTGCAGATGCGCGACGACCGCGTGCTCGTCCGCCTCGGCCTCTCCGACGGGTTTTCGGCCGAACCGCCCCTCTGCGAAGCGATACTGCGCCGCGCCCTCGCGGCCACCTCCATGCGAGGCGCTGTCTGGATCGGGCCACCTTCGCCCGGGATCGACGCGGTTCTGGCGGCGGCGGATGTGCCCGTCTGCACCGAGGCGCAGGGCCTGAAAGCGCTGGGGCTGGCGGTGCCTCAGGCGCAGCCCGTCATGCTCGATCTGCTGCAGGATCCGGGCGCGGAGGCGCAGCGCCTGCAACAGGCCCTGCGCCCGTGGCGCCTGCCTGCCGCGCTGGCGTGCCTTGCCGCACTCACCTTCGGCGGCCATCAGGCGTGGCTTGGCCAGCAGGCCGCACAGGAGGCCCGCGCCCTGCGTGGCGAGACCGAAGCCATGCTGCGCAGCGCGATCCTGCCGACGGGGCCCATCCTTGATGTCCGCACACAGGTGTCGCGAGCGCTGGCAGCGGCGCAGCGCCCTGCTGCTACGGACTCGGGCCCCGATCCGCTGCGAATGTTCGCAGCCACGGCAGACGCCTTGCGCGCCGCGCCTGATGGCACTGAGGTTCAGGCGGTCGCCTTTGTGGCCGGGGCGGAACTGGCCGTGGATCTGACGCTGGCCAGCTTTGCCGCCGCCGACGCGCTGCTCGCGCAGTTACGGGCGCGCGGCTTTACCGCCTCCCTCGCCGATGCCTCCGCGCTGGACGGCGAAGGCGTGGCCGCGCGGCTGATGATCACCGGCTGGGAGCCTGACCAATGA
- a CDS encoding type II secretion system protein N yields MARLPLLAGIAAAAALGGALYLAWQDLRPVPREAASPAQAAAPAPAPEPAAQPQPAATVWPPLFGEPQPPSAQASTPTPPAPPAAAAPPVSGLGYSLVGLFESEAGKWAILSHPTGSALLREGDTLAPGLVVAKITEEGIWFGEADTQQFLAFPDP; encoded by the coding sequence ATGGCACGGTTGCCCCTTCTTGCCGGCATCGCCGCCGCCGCCGCTTTGGGTGGAGCGCTGTATCTTGCCTGGCAGGATCTGCGCCCCGTTCCCCGCGAAGCGGCCTCACCCGCGCAGGCGGCAGCACCCGCGCCCGCACCGGAGCCAGCCGCGCAGCCGCAACCCGCCGCGACCGTCTGGCCGCCGCTCTTCGGCGAACCCCAGCCCCCAAGCGCGCAAGCCTCCACGCCGACGCCGCCCGCGCCTCCAGCCGCTGCTGCGCCGCCGGTTTCGGGCCTCGGCTACAGCCTCGTAGGCCTTTTCGAAAGCGAAGCCGGCAAATGGGCGATCCTGTCCCACCCCACGGGAAGCGCACTGCTGCGCGAGGGCGACACGCTCGCCCCCGGCCTCGTGGTGGCAAAGATCACGGAGGAAGGGATCTGGTTCGGCGAGGCCGACACCCAGCAATTCCTAGCCTTCCCGGACCCGTAA
- a CDS encoding secretin N-terminal domain-containing protein, which translates to MTHTLQLRALLLGLLLAFSTMLPARAQVSLDLRDADIKSFVQIVAEATGRRFILDPDVRGTVTVIAPGRMTEEAVYEIFLNVLELNRLTIVEGNEADRIVQLGTARGLAPGTRADLLDGAYETRVISVRNAPLSEITEVVRPLLPQEAVLSTVPSAGLIILSDRAENFRRIDRLIQQLDQSREQPIEMISLRNANATEMLQVIDSLEITPPGAKVSADRRGNALLVSGSSNFRQRVRSIVTNLDQPQRSVATRVVQLNYADANSLGDIILRSFGSTQENGAVNIVAEPRSNALIVTAPNDRINEIVASIHNLDRRPHQVLVEAVIFEMSVQGFSDLSVQFGAVVNDALAGGVQFALQGRPTLTSVVSAVINDQVVDPGSGGTLVGRATSGEAEIVGFLQAVATQTSTRLLSTPSILTLNNQEAEIVVAQNVPFITGSFSTTGDSVENPFQTIERQDVGLTLKVTPTINADSTVRMAVSQEVSNLTNTTSAAGGEITAKRTLSTNVLVRDGNVIMLGGLLEDGSGANSQKVPGLGDTPLIGGLFRGKNVRQDQRVLLVLLRPRVVANDKQAEQLTREVTRESRRASLALQPLDTGQYPRTPDQSLPFDGADLNQPFDAGFVDDIAKRRKYPPLPSRLQFNGQ; encoded by the coding sequence ATGACTCACACCCTTCAACTGCGGGCACTCTTGCTAGGCCTGCTTCTGGCATTCTCCACAATGCTTCCCGCGCGGGCGCAGGTCTCGCTTGATCTGCGGGATGCGGACATCAAGAGCTTCGTGCAGATCGTCGCCGAGGCCACGGGCCGCCGCTTCATCCTCGATCCGGACGTGCGTGGCACCGTTACCGTGATCGCCCCGGGCCGGATGACGGAGGAAGCCGTTTACGAGATTTTCCTGAACGTTCTGGAATTGAACCGGCTGACCATCGTGGAAGGCAACGAAGCGGATCGCATCGTGCAGCTTGGCACCGCCCGTGGCCTTGCGCCGGGCACGCGCGCCGACCTGCTGGACGGTGCGTATGAAACGCGGGTGATTTCGGTACGCAACGCGCCTTTGAGCGAGATCACGGAAGTGGTGCGCCCGCTGCTGCCGCAGGAGGCCGTGCTCTCCACCGTGCCCTCCGCCGGGCTCATCATCCTTTCGGACCGAGCCGAGAACTTCCGCCGGATCGACCGCCTGATCCAGCAATTGGACCAGAGCCGCGAACAGCCGATCGAGATGATCAGCCTGCGCAATGCCAATGCCACCGAAATGCTGCAGGTGATCGACTCGCTCGAAATCACACCGCCCGGCGCGAAAGTCTCCGCCGATCGCCGGGGCAATGCCCTGCTCGTCTCAGGCTCCAGCAACTTCCGCCAGCGTGTACGCTCCATCGTAACGAACCTCGATCAGCCCCAGCGCAGCGTGGCCACCCGCGTGGTGCAGCTGAACTATGCCGACGCCAACAGCCTTGGTGACATCATTCTGCGCAGCTTCGGCAGCACACAGGAGAACGGCGCGGTGAACATCGTCGCCGAGCCGCGCTCCAACGCGCTGATCGTCACCGCTCCGAATGATCGCATCAACGAGATCGTGGCCTCGATCCACAACCTCGACCGCCGCCCGCATCAGGTGCTGGTGGAAGCGGTGATCTTCGAGATGAGCGTGCAGGGCTTTTCGGATCTTTCGGTGCAATTCGGCGCAGTTGTGAACGACGCGCTGGCCGGCGGCGTGCAATTCGCCCTGCAAGGGCGGCCGACGCTGACCAGCGTCGTCTCGGCTGTGATCAACGATCAGGTCGTCGATCCCGGCAGCGGCGGCACGCTGGTGGGGCGGGCCACCAGCGGAGAGGCCGAGATCGTTGGCTTCCTGCAGGCCGTGGCCACGCAAACCAGCACCCGGCTTCTTTCCACGCCCTCGATCCTGACGCTCAACAACCAGGAAGCCGAAATCGTGGTGGCCCAGAATGTGCCTTTCATCACCGGCTCTTTCTCAACCACCGGGGATTCCGTAGAGAACCCTTTCCAAACCATTGAACGACAGGATGTGGGCCTGACGCTGAAAGTCACCCCCACCATCAACGCCGATTCCACGGTGCGGATGGCGGTGAGTCAGGAGGTTTCAAACCTCACCAACACAACCTCCGCAGCTGGGGGAGAGATCACCGCAAAGCGTACGCTCTCAACCAATGTCCTCGTGCGCGACGGCAACGTGATCATGCTGGGCGGCTTGCTCGAGGATGGCTCTGGTGCGAACTCTCAGAAAGTGCCGGGGCTGGGGGATACGCCTCTGATCGGCGGGCTGTTCCGGGGCAAGAACGTGCGACAGGATCAGCGCGTGCTTCTGGTGCTGCTGCGCCCCCGCGTTGTTGCAAATGACAAGCAGGCCGAACAGCTGACTCGTGAAGTGACCCGCGAAAGCCGCCGCGCAAGCCTTGCCTTGCAACCCCTTGATACCGGACAATACCCCCGCACCCCGGATCAGAGCCTCCCCTTCGATGGCGCCGATCTGAACCAACCTTTCGACGCGGGCTTCGTGGATGACATCGCAAAACGCCGAAAATACCCCCCGCTCCCGTCCCGACTCCAGTTTAACGGGCAATAG
- the pgsA gene encoding CDP-diacylglycerol--glycerol-3-phosphate 3-phosphatidyltransferase, with product MTWNLPNILTVLRLLAAPALGLVFLGLAAPYAEWIALLLFIGASLTDWVDGYLARAWKQESRFGAMLDPIADKAMVLIAIVVLAALSGLDWLILMPCVLIVFREVFVSGLREFLGADAKLLKVTKLAKWKTTVQMVAISVLFARALFEHYLGMQIFGMDEATVTAILDGDAPDTLGIGWKVLAVQATGLLGVALLWLAAVLTVITGWDYFSKALPFLQDGERP from the coding sequence ATGACATGGAACCTGCCCAATATCCTCACCGTCCTGCGCCTGCTCGCCGCGCCCGCGCTTGGCCTCGTCTTCCTCGGCCTTGCCGCGCCCTATGCGGAGTGGATCGCGCTTTTGCTGTTCATCGGCGCCTCGCTCACCGATTGGGTTGACGGCTATCTCGCCCGTGCCTGGAAACAGGAAAGCCGGTTTGGCGCGATGCTGGATCCGATTGCCGACAAGGCCATGGTGCTGATCGCCATCGTCGTGCTGGCCGCGCTTTCGGGGCTCGACTGGCTGATCCTCATGCCCTGCGTGCTGATCGTCTTTCGCGAGGTCTTCGTCTCCGGGCTGCGCGAGTTCCTCGGTGCGGATGCGAAACTGCTGAAAGTCACCAAGCTCGCGAAATGGAAAACCACCGTGCAGATGGTGGCGATTTCCGTGCTGTTCGCCCGCGCGCTGTTCGAACACTACCTTGGTATGCAGATCTTCGGCATGGATGAGGCCACCGTGACGGCTATTCTCGATGGCGACGCGCCCGATACGCTCGGCATCGGCTGGAAGGTGCTGGCGGTGCAGGCCACCGGCCTTCTGGGTGTTGCACTCCTGTGGCTGGCGGCTGTGCTGACGGTGATCACGGGCTGGGATTATTTCTCCAAGGCGCTACCCTTCCTGCAAGACGGAGAGCGGCCATGA